A single region of the Streptomyces sp. NBC_01262 genome encodes:
- a CDS encoding alginate lyase family protein, with translation MLKIAGAAGVAAGAATVVGGGATVATAAGRTFAHPGMLHTPADFARMTAKLKAGARPYTEGFAKLTANRHAQSGWVARPSAVVYRGGGTPQNYATLYNDIHAAYQNAVRWRITGESAYGDTAVAILNAWSATLTSVQGSADRFLAAGLYGYQFANAAELVRDHDGFELARFQKMIKDCFYPLSEDFLARHNGAYVTNYWANWDLTAIACVLATGILCDDSAIVDRAVDYFKNGEGMGSVKNAIPVVYPDGLAEWVEAGRDQGHALLGVGLMGTICEMAWNQGIDLYGYDDSRFLKGAQYVAKWSMGGTVSYTANTRQKGAPGIWSGRETASAAAGVDPNMTRPIWAMIANHYTKRRGLSATYLTQIAAKAAPEGGGGDYGPNSGGYDQLGFGTLLFTRDKATQASATASPTASPAAAASASASASAAASPAGGTGSDLADTGASDIAAWTAATGITALAGGLLLLRKRGRSSSNSTH, from the coding sequence ATGCTGAAGATCGCCGGCGCGGCCGGCGTGGCCGCGGGCGCCGCCACCGTCGTGGGTGGCGGCGCCACGGTGGCGACGGCCGCAGGCCGGACCTTCGCGCACCCCGGCATGCTGCACACTCCGGCCGACTTCGCGCGCATGACGGCCAAGCTGAAGGCAGGCGCGAGGCCCTATACGGAGGGCTTCGCGAAGCTGACCGCGAACCGGCACGCGCAGAGCGGCTGGGTGGCGCGCCCGTCGGCCGTCGTCTACCGGGGCGGCGGCACGCCCCAGAACTACGCGACGCTCTACAACGACATCCACGCCGCCTACCAGAACGCCGTGCGCTGGCGGATCACCGGCGAGAGCGCCTATGGCGACACCGCTGTCGCCATCCTCAACGCATGGTCGGCCACGCTGACCAGCGTCCAGGGCTCGGCCGACCGGTTCCTGGCGGCCGGGCTGTACGGCTACCAGTTCGCCAACGCCGCCGAGCTCGTGCGCGACCACGACGGCTTCGAGCTGGCCCGCTTCCAGAAGATGATCAAGGACTGCTTCTACCCGCTCAGCGAGGACTTCCTCGCCCGCCACAACGGCGCCTATGTCACCAACTACTGGGCCAACTGGGACCTGACGGCCATCGCCTGCGTCCTCGCCACCGGCATCCTGTGCGACGACAGCGCCATCGTCGACCGCGCGGTGGACTACTTCAAGAACGGCGAGGGGATGGGCTCGGTCAAGAACGCGATCCCCGTCGTGTACCCCGACGGCCTCGCCGAGTGGGTCGAGGCCGGCCGCGACCAGGGCCATGCCCTGCTCGGCGTCGGCCTGATGGGCACGATCTGCGAGATGGCCTGGAACCAGGGCATCGACCTGTACGGATACGACGACAGCCGCTTCCTCAAGGGCGCCCAGTACGTGGCCAAGTGGAGCATGGGCGGGACTGTGTCCTACACGGCGAACACCCGGCAGAAGGGCGCGCCCGGCATCTGGTCGGGACGTGAGACGGCGAGTGCGGCGGCCGGTGTGGACCCGAACATGACGCGTCCGATCTGGGCCATGATCGCCAACCACTACACGAAGCGCCGGGGCCTGTCGGCCACCTATCTCACCCAGATCGCCGCCAAGGCCGCTCCGGAGGGCGGGGGCGGCGACTACGGTCCCAACAGCGGCGGTTACGACCAACTCGGCTTCGGCACGCTGCTGTTCACGCGGGACAAGGCCACCCAGGCGTCGGCCACGGCCAGCCCCACGGCCAGTCCCGCAGCGGCCGCTTCGGCTTCGGCCTCGGCCTCCGCCGCCGCGAGCCCCGCCGGTGGCACCGGCAGCGACCTGGCCGACACCGGGGCGAGCGACATCGCCGCCTGGACCGCCGCCACCGGCATCACGGCCCTGGCCGGCGGGCTGCTCCTCCTGCGCAAGCGCGGCCGGTCGAGCAGCAACAGCACCCACTAG
- a CDS encoding ABC transporter permease: MTVVKTSMRNFVAHKGRMALSAIAVLLSVGFVCGTLVFTDTMTSTFDKLFAVTAADVTVSAKDAPGGNEQQQTAKAASVPASVLTGLRKTDGVKSALGDVSNMALTVVTGKGNDNLSPSSGAPTIGTNWDSSELKVVDLTSGHAPRGPTEVMVDKDTADKHHLKLGDELRVIAAPGEFRAKITGITTFKVTNPGAAVFYFDTPTAQTRLLGSADAYSNIMLTADQGVSDEQLKKTVAADLGTGYKVQTQAEFTAENKQGIDSFLGVIKTAMLGFAGIALLVGIFLIVNTFSMLVAQRTREIGLMRAIGASRSQVNRSVLVEATVLGVVGSILGIGGGVGIAVLLMKLMSKLGMNLDTSELTIKTATPLIGLAVGVIVTVLAAYLPARRAGKVSPMAALRDAGTPADGKAGRIRAAIGLLLTGAGGVALYATAQATKASTGGLTLAAGVVLTLVGFVVVGPLLAGVVVRVISAGVLRIFGPVGRLAERNALRNPRRTGATAAALMIGLALVAGLSVVGSSMVASAGDQLDKSVGADFIIQSPTGLPIAPEVEKAIKTTPDLAHVTDYKSIPVHITAPGGKPETTDLSAADPTYAEDLQVKTVSGKLSDAYGKNAISLGESYANRKHIKVGDQVTVAFDGGSTAKLTVAAITSKDTVFDQGAMYVNITTVARYLPADKMPMNVIMFASAKSGQQDAAYTSLKKSLDGYPQVQVKDQADYKQLLKDQIGQLLNLIYGLLALAIIVAILGVVNTLALSVVERTREIGLMRAIGMSRRQLRRMIRLESIVIALFGAVLGLGLGLGWGATAQQLLALNGLNVLEIPWGTIITVFIGSAFVGLAAALFPAFRAGRMNVLNAIATD, translated from the coding sequence ATGACCGTCGTCAAGACCTCGATGCGCAACTTCGTCGCGCACAAGGGACGTATGGCGCTCAGCGCGATAGCCGTCCTGCTGTCGGTGGGATTCGTGTGCGGCACGCTCGTCTTCACCGACACCATGACCTCGACCTTCGACAAGCTGTTCGCGGTCACCGCCGCCGATGTCACCGTCAGCGCCAAGGACGCGCCCGGCGGCAACGAGCAGCAGCAGACCGCCAAGGCGGCCTCCGTACCGGCCTCGGTGCTCACCGGACTGAGGAAGACCGACGGGGTGAAGTCCGCCCTGGGCGACGTCAGCAACATGGCGCTCACTGTCGTCACCGGCAAGGGCAACGACAACCTCAGCCCGTCCTCCGGTGCCCCGACCATCGGCACCAACTGGGACTCCAGTGAGCTGAAGGTCGTGGACCTCACCTCCGGCCATGCCCCGCGCGGGCCCACCGAGGTGATGGTGGACAAGGACACCGCCGACAAGCACCACCTGAAGCTGGGCGACGAACTGCGGGTCATCGCGGCCCCCGGGGAGTTCCGGGCGAAGATCACCGGCATCACGACCTTCAAGGTCACCAACCCCGGTGCGGCGGTCTTCTACTTCGACACGCCCACCGCGCAGACCAGGCTGCTCGGCTCGGCGGACGCGTACTCCAACATCATGCTCACCGCCGACCAGGGCGTCAGCGACGAGCAGCTCAAGAAGACCGTCGCCGCGGACCTCGGCACCGGATACAAGGTCCAGACCCAGGCCGAGTTCACCGCCGAGAACAAGCAGGGCATCGACTCCTTCCTCGGCGTCATCAAGACCGCGATGCTCGGCTTCGCCGGGATCGCCCTCCTGGTGGGCATCTTCCTGATCGTCAACACCTTCTCGATGCTGGTGGCGCAGCGCACTCGCGAGATCGGCCTCATGCGGGCCATCGGCGCCAGTCGTAGCCAGGTCAACCGGTCCGTGCTGGTCGAGGCGACCGTGCTCGGCGTCGTCGGGTCGATCCTGGGCATCGGGGGCGGCGTGGGGATCGCCGTACTGCTCATGAAGCTGATGAGCAAGCTGGGCATGAACCTCGACACCTCCGAGCTGACCATCAAGACCGCCACACCGCTGATCGGCCTCGCCGTGGGCGTCATCGTCACCGTCCTGGCCGCCTACCTGCCCGCCCGCCGGGCCGGCAAGGTCTCCCCGATGGCCGCCCTGCGCGACGCCGGCACCCCGGCGGACGGCAAGGCGGGCCGGATCCGGGCCGCGATCGGACTGCTCCTCACCGGTGCGGGCGGCGTGGCGCTGTACGCCACCGCGCAGGCCACCAAGGCCAGCACCGGCGGGCTGACACTGGCCGCCGGAGTGGTCCTCACCCTCGTCGGATTCGTCGTCGTCGGCCCGCTCCTGGCCGGTGTCGTCGTCCGGGTCATCAGCGCGGGCGTCCTGCGGATCTTCGGCCCCGTCGGGCGGCTCGCCGAGCGCAACGCGCTGCGCAACCCCCGCCGTACGGGTGCCACGGCCGCCGCCCTCATGATCGGCCTCGCCCTGGTCGCGGGCCTGTCGGTGGTCGGGTCGTCCATGGTGGCCTCCGCCGGCGACCAGCTCGACAAGTCGGTCGGCGCGGACTTCATCATCCAGTCGCCCACCGGCCTGCCCATCGCCCCCGAGGTCGAGAAGGCGATCAAGACGACGCCCGACCTCGCCCACGTGACGGACTACAAGTCGATCCCGGTCCACATCACCGCCCCCGGCGGCAAGCCCGAGACCACCGACCTGTCCGCCGCCGACCCGACCTACGCCGAGGACCTCCAGGTCAAGACGGTCTCGGGCAAGCTGTCGGACGCGTACGGCAAGAACGCGATCTCGCTCGGCGAGTCCTACGCCAACCGCAAGCACATCAAGGTCGGCGACCAGGTCACCGTGGCCTTCGACGGCGGCTCGACCGCGAAGCTCACCGTCGCGGCGATCACGTCCAAGGACACCGTCTTCGACCAGGGCGCGATGTACGTCAACATCACGACCGTCGCCCGGTACCTGCCGGCCGACAAGATGCCGATGAACGTCATCATGTTCGCCTCGGCGAAGTCCGGGCAGCAGGACGCGGCCTACACCTCGCTCAAGAAGTCCCTGGACGGCTACCCGCAGGTCCAGGTCAAGGACCAGGCCGACTACAAGCAGCTGCTCAAGGACCAGATCGGGCAGCTCCTGAACCTGATCTACGGGCTGCTGGCGCTGGCGATCATCGTCGCCATCCTGGGCGTCGTGAACACCCTCGCCCTGTCGGTGGTCGAGCGGACCCGGGAGATCGGCCTCATGCGGGCCATCGGGATGTCCCGTCGGCAGCTGCGCCGCATGATCCGCCTCGAATCGATCGTCATCGCCCTGTTCGGCGCGGTCCTGGGCCTGGGCCTCGGCCTCGGCTGGGGCGCCACCGCCCAGCAGCTGCTGGCGCTGAACGGCCTCAACGTCCTGGAGATCCCCTGGGGGACCATCATCACGGTCTTCATCGGATCGGCCTTCGTGGGCCTGGCGGCGGCCCTCTTCCCGGCCTTCCGGGCGGGTCGGATGAACGTCCTCAACGCCATCGCGACGGACTAG
- the mfd gene encoding transcription-repair coupling factor, with protein MSLNGLLDVVVGDPALSEAVKTAAGGTRPHVDIVGPPAARAFAIGALAARAGRTVLAVTATGREAEDLAAALRSLLPEDAVAEYPAWETLPHERLSPRSDTVGRRLAVLRRLAHPSADDPTAGPVKVVVAPIRSVLQPQVQGLGDLVPVALRSGQNADLGAVVDALAAAAYARVELVEKRGEFAVRGGILDVFPPTEEHPLRVEFWGDDVEEIRYFKVADQRSLEVAEHGLWAPPCRELLLTDAVRAKAAALSAEHPELHELLDKIAEGIAVEGMEALAPVLVDDMELLLDVLPAASMTVVCDPERVRTRAADLVATSREFLEASWAASAGGGEAPIDLGAASLWGIADVRDHARELGMQWWTLSPFAAGEEEDLDGDTVRLGMHAPEVYRGDTARALADTKGWLAEGWRTVYVTEGHGPAARIVEVLGNEGIAARLDTDLPAAAIEPSVVHVATGSIENGFIDPALKLAVLTETDLSGQKSSTKDMGRMPSRRRKTIDPLTLQPGDYIVHEQHGVGRYVEMVQRTVQGATREYLLVEYAAAKKGQPGDRLFVPTDQLEQITKYVGGEAPSLHRLGGADWTKTKARAKKAVKEIAADLIRLYSARMAAPGHTFGPDTPWQRELEDAFPYAETPDQLTTIAEVKEDMEKSVPMDRLICGDVGYGKTEIAVRAAFKAVQDGKQVAVLVPTTLLVQQHFSTFSERYSQFPVIVKALSRFQSDSQAKAVLEGLREGSVDVVIGTHRLFSSETRFKDLGLVIVDEEQRFGVEHKEQLKKLRANVDVLTMSATPIPRTLEMAVTGIREMSTITTPPEERHPVLTFVGPYEEKQIAAAIRRELLREGQAFYIHNRVESIDKAASRLRDLVPEARIATAHGQMGESALEQVVVDFWEKKFDVLVSTTIVESGIDISNANTLIVERGDNFGLSQLHQLRGRVGRSRERGYAYFLYPPEKPLTETAHERLATIAQHTEMGAGMYVAMKDLEIRGAGNLLGGEQSGHIAGVGFDLYIRMVGEAVADYRSALEAGGEPEETLLDVKIELPVDAHVPHDYAPGERLRLQAYRAIAAASSEADITAVREELTDRYGKLPEPVENLLLVAALRLLARKVGVADITLAGANVRFSPVELRESQELRLSRLYPRTVIKHPAKQILVPRPTTARIGGKPVVGRELLTWTAEFLTTILDN; from the coding sequence ATGAGCCTGAACGGTCTGCTCGATGTCGTTGTCGGCGATCCGGCCCTCTCCGAGGCGGTGAAGACCGCCGCCGGCGGCACCCGTCCGCACGTGGACATCGTGGGCCCGCCCGCCGCGCGGGCCTTCGCCATCGGGGCGCTGGCGGCCCGCGCGGGGCGTACGGTCCTGGCGGTCACGGCCACCGGCCGCGAGGCGGAAGACCTGGCGGCGGCGCTGCGCTCGCTGCTCCCGGAGGACGCCGTGGCGGAGTACCCGGCCTGGGAGACCCTGCCGCACGAGCGGCTCTCCCCGCGCTCGGACACCGTCGGCCGCCGCCTCGCCGTCCTGCGGCGGCTCGCGCACCCCAGCGCGGACGACCCGACGGCCGGGCCGGTGAAGGTGGTCGTCGCGCCCATCCGCTCCGTACTGCAGCCGCAGGTGCAGGGCCTCGGCGACCTGGTCCCGGTGGCGCTGCGCAGCGGGCAGAACGCCGACCTCGGCGCGGTCGTGGACGCGCTGGCGGCGGCCGCGTACGCCCGCGTGGAGCTGGTCGAGAAGCGCGGCGAGTTCGCCGTGCGCGGCGGCATCCTGGATGTCTTCCCGCCCACCGAGGAGCACCCGCTGCGGGTGGAGTTCTGGGGCGACGACGTCGAGGAGATCCGTTACTTCAAGGTCGCCGACCAGCGCAGCCTGGAGGTCGCCGAGCACGGCCTGTGGGCGCCGCCCTGCCGCGAGCTGCTGCTGACCGACGCCGTACGGGCCAAGGCGGCGGCCCTGTCCGCCGAGCATCCCGAGCTGCACGAACTGCTCGACAAGATCGCCGAGGGCATCGCGGTCGAGGGCATGGAAGCCCTGGCCCCGGTGCTGGTGGACGACATGGAGCTGCTGCTCGACGTGCTGCCCGCCGCCAGCATGACGGTGGTCTGCGACCCGGAACGCGTACGCACCCGCGCCGCCGACCTCGTCGCGACCAGCCGCGAGTTCCTGGAGGCCTCCTGGGCGGCCTCGGCGGGCGGCGGCGAGGCCCCGATCGACCTGGGCGCGGCCAGCCTGTGGGGCATCGCGGACGTCCGCGACCACGCCCGTGAACTGGGCATGCAGTGGTGGACGCTCAGCCCCTTCGCCGCCGGCGAGGAGGAGGACCTCGACGGCGACACCGTCCGGCTCGGCATGCACGCCCCCGAGGTCTACCGGGGCGACACCGCCCGCGCCCTGGCCGACACCAAGGGCTGGCTGGCCGAGGGCTGGCGCACGGTCTACGTCACCGAGGGACACGGCCCCGCCGCCCGCATCGTCGAGGTGCTGGGCAACGAGGGCATCGCCGCCCGCCTGGACACCGACCTCCCCGCCGCCGCCATCGAGCCCTCCGTCGTCCATGTGGCGACCGGCTCCATCGAGAACGGCTTCATCGACCCGGCGCTCAAGCTCGCCGTCCTCACCGAGACCGATCTGTCCGGCCAGAAGTCCTCCACCAAGGACATGGGCCGCATGCCGTCCCGGCGCCGTAAGACCATCGACCCGCTCACCCTCCAGCCGGGCGACTACATCGTCCACGAGCAGCACGGCGTCGGCCGCTACGTCGAGATGGTCCAGCGCACCGTCCAGGGCGCCACCCGCGAATATCTGCTGGTCGAGTACGCCGCCGCCAAGAAGGGCCAGCCCGGCGACCGGCTCTTCGTCCCCACCGACCAGCTTGAGCAGATCACCAAGTACGTCGGCGGCGAGGCGCCCTCCCTGCACCGCCTGGGCGGCGCCGACTGGACGAAGACCAAGGCGCGGGCGAAGAAGGCCGTCAAGGAGATCGCCGCCGACCTGATCCGGCTCTACTCCGCCCGGATGGCCGCCCCCGGCCACACCTTCGGCCCGGACACCCCCTGGCAGCGCGAGCTGGAGGACGCCTTCCCGTACGCCGAGACCCCCGACCAGCTCACCACCATCGCCGAGGTCAAGGAGGACATGGAGAAGTCCGTCCCCATGGACCGCCTGATCTGCGGCGATGTTGGATACGGTAAAACCGAAATCGCTGTGAGAGCTGCGTTTAAAGCCGTCCAGGACGGCAAGCAGGTGGCGGTCCTGGTCCCGACCACGCTCCTCGTCCAGCAGCACTTCTCCACCTTCTCCGAGCGCTACTCCCAGTTCCCCGTCATCGTGAAGGCGCTGTCCCGCTTCCAGAGCGACAGCCAGGCGAAGGCGGTCCTGGAGGGGCTCCGGGAGGGCTCGGTCGATGTCGTGATCGGTACGCACCGGCTGTTCTCGTCGGAGACGAGGTTCAAGGACCTGGGCCTGGTCATCGTCGACGAGGAGCAGCGCTTCGGCGTCGAGCACAAGGAGCAGCTCAAGAAGCTCCGCGCCAACGTCGACGTCCTCACGATGTCCGCCACGCCGATTCCCCGCACCCTGGAGATGGCCGTCACCGGCATCCGCGAGATGTCCACCATCACCACCCCGCCCGAGGAGCGCCACCCGGTCCTCACCTTCGTCGGCCCGTACGAGGAGAAGCAGATCGCCGCCGCGATCCGGCGTGAGCTGTTGAGGGAGGGCCAGGCCTTCTACATCCACAACCGCGTCGAATCCATCGACAAGGCGGCCTCCAGGCTGCGTGATCTGGTGCCCGAGGCCCGGATCGCCACGGCGCACGGGCAGATGGGCGAGAGCGCGCTGGAGCAGGTCGTCGTCGACTTCTGGGAGAAGAAGTTCGACGTCCTGGTCTCCACGACGATCGTCGAGTCCGGCATCGACATCTCCAACGCCAACACGCTGATCGTCGAGCGCGGCGACAACTTCGGCCTCTCCCAGCTCCACCAGTTGCGTGGGCGGGTCGGCCGCTCGCGCGAGCGCGGCTACGCGTACTTCCTCTACCCGCCGGAGAAGCCGCTCACCGAGACCGCCCACGAGCGCCTCGCCACGATCGCCCAGCACACGGAGATGGGCGCCGGCATGTACGTCGCCATGAAGGACCTGGAGATCCGCGGCGCCGGCAACCTGCTCGGCGGCGAGCAGTCCGGCCACATCGCCGGTGTCGGCTTCGACCTCTACATCCGCATGGTCGGGGAGGCCGTCGCCGACTACCGCAGTGCCCTCGAAGCGGGCGGCGAGCCCGAGGAGACCCTCCTCGACGTCAAGATCGAGCTCCCCGTCGACGCCCACGTCCCCCACGACTACGCCCCCGGCGAGCGCCTCCGCCTCCAGGCCTACCGCGCCATCGCCGCCGCCAGCTCCGAGGCCGACATCACCGCGGTCCGAGAAGAGCTCACCGACCGCTACGGCAAGCTCCCCGAGCCCGTTGAGAACCTCTTGTTGGTCGCCGCCCTCCGCCTCCTCGCCCGCAAGGTCGGCGTCGCCGACATCACCCTCGCCGGTGCCAACGTCCGCTTCTCCCCGGTCGAGTTGCGCGAGTCCCAGGAACTGCGGCTCAGCCGGCTCTACCCCCGTACGGTCATCAAGCACCCCGCCAAACAGATCCTCGTCCCCCGGCCCACCACCGCCCGCATCGGCGGCAAGCCGGTCGTGGGGCGCGAGCTCTTGACCTGGACGGCGGAGTTCCTGACCACGATCCTCGACAACTGA
- a CDS encoding glycosyltransferase, whose protein sequence is MTAPLLDSAVRSETLTGKRRIAFASYVDENYLPGFLNLLRSLALTNPKVCEDFIVLYDDLQPSSITAIRRLHPRIVLRRVDPSRYDGYVKGDQENYLVRKAYFILDVFRFRDYDTIITLDTDMVVLGDLSELLSMRTGLGAVPQYLKEQTKLNSGLLVIQKEYLTDSFCAQIDATGKSGKYELDKHDQGILNALLEHKFVRLDAGYNYVKRRLSGDKPVPEDVAILHFTGRHKPWTGGEQGYSEAEAAWERFSLSQQEFTAEFLALTGDKHPDLLMHFGRDVVADGDDFEAVIEVAMACLGKGRYEDAVDVLTRTPIPAQQHRVHELLGQALASVSRYDAAEAHLLLASADGGTASRIFGRLSNIAWVRGDDTISHEYARSGLFADLTDRSCRIAYEKTLPETLSFYDDSTGVAPEQLAHVAFYMPRQGNAGDKVLPETVRMCFGSDTSAKSWHSIHAHRLFDEAALERVNSRRGLVIGGGGLFIPDTSPNGNSAWQWNVPDRLLERIDVPLAVFAVGYNAFDGQAYTRRRFEESLRLLVSKSAFFGLRNHGSVQKVRDLLPSELQDRVIFQPCPTTVSRQIVPGWQDPAERDDTVLINCAYDRAGLRFGHDYDHFLKEMATAVRNLSSHAEVRYAAHALDDERFVFDLRRTYGISLPVIPMYDFDTDQLRDAYARTKLVIGMRGHAGMIPFGCGTPIISLISHPKMAYFLSDIERPEWGVSVHDLNLGSVLTERALGLLDNHAASVADVYGRQEALWDVTQANAAQLKKIFGEPL, encoded by the coding sequence ATGACCGCCCCCCTCCTGGACTCGGCAGTCCGGAGCGAGACGCTGACCGGCAAGCGCCGCATCGCCTTCGCCTCGTACGTTGACGAGAACTACCTGCCCGGCTTCCTCAATCTGCTGCGCAGCCTGGCCCTGACCAACCCCAAGGTGTGCGAGGACTTCATCGTCCTCTACGACGACCTCCAGCCCTCGTCGATCACCGCGATCCGCCGCCTCCACCCGCGCATCGTCCTGCGCCGGGTGGACCCCTCCCGCTACGACGGCTACGTCAAGGGCGACCAGGAGAACTACCTGGTCCGCAAGGCCTACTTCATCCTCGACGTGTTCCGCTTCCGGGACTACGACACGATCATCACCCTCGACACCGACATGGTGGTCCTGGGCGATCTGAGCGAACTGCTCTCCATGCGCACCGGCCTCGGCGCGGTGCCGCAGTACCTCAAGGAGCAGACCAAGCTCAACAGCGGTCTGCTGGTCATCCAGAAGGAGTACCTGACCGACTCCTTCTGCGCGCAGATCGACGCCACCGGCAAGTCCGGCAAGTACGAGCTCGACAAGCACGACCAGGGCATCCTGAACGCCCTGCTGGAGCACAAGTTCGTCCGGCTTGACGCCGGCTACAACTACGTCAAGCGGCGGCTGTCCGGCGACAAGCCGGTGCCCGAGGACGTGGCCATCCTGCACTTCACCGGCCGCCACAAGCCGTGGACCGGCGGCGAGCAGGGCTACTCCGAGGCCGAGGCCGCGTGGGAGCGCTTCTCGCTGAGCCAGCAGGAGTTCACCGCCGAGTTCCTGGCGCTGACCGGCGACAAGCACCCCGACCTGCTGATGCACTTCGGGCGCGACGTGGTCGCCGACGGCGACGACTTCGAGGCCGTCATCGAGGTGGCGATGGCCTGCCTGGGCAAGGGCCGTTACGAGGACGCGGTCGACGTCCTGACCCGGACCCCGATCCCCGCCCAGCAGCACCGGGTGCACGAACTCCTCGGCCAGGCCCTGGCGTCCGTCTCCCGCTACGACGCGGCCGAGGCGCACCTGCTGCTCGCCAGCGCCGACGGCGGCACAGCCTCCCGGATCTTCGGCCGGCTGTCCAACATCGCCTGGGTCCGCGGCGACGACACCATCTCGCACGAGTACGCCCGGTCCGGCCTGTTCGCGGACCTCACGGACCGCAGCTGCCGGATCGCGTACGAGAAGACGCTCCCGGAGACCCTGAGCTTCTACGACGACTCGACCGGGGTCGCGCCCGAGCAGCTCGCGCATGTCGCCTTCTACATGCCCCGCCAGGGCAACGCGGGCGACAAGGTGCTGCCGGAGACGGTGCGGATGTGCTTCGGCTCCGACACCAGCGCCAAGAGCTGGCACTCCATCCACGCCCACCGGCTGTTCGACGAGGCCGCCCTGGAGCGGGTCAACTCCCGCCGGGGCCTGGTCATCGGCGGCGGCGGCCTGTTCATCCCGGACACCTCGCCGAACGGCAACAGCGCCTGGCAGTGGAATGTGCCCGACCGGCTGCTGGAGCGCATCGACGTCCCGCTGGCGGTCTTCGCGGTCGGCTACAACGCCTTCGACGGCCAGGCCTACACACGGCGCCGGTTCGAGGAGAGCCTGCGCCTGCTGGTCTCCAAGTCGGCGTTCTTCGGCCTGCGCAACCACGGCTCGGTGCAGAAGGTCCGCGACCTGCTGCCCTCCGAGCTCCAGGACCGGGTGATCTTCCAGCCCTGCCCGACCACCGTCTCCCGCCAGATCGTCCCCGGCTGGCAGGACCCGGCCGAGCGCGACGACACCGTCCTGATCAACTGCGCCTACGACCGCGCGGGGCTGCGCTTCGGCCACGACTACGACCACTTCCTCAAGGAGATGGCCACCGCCGTACGCAACCTGAGCAGCCACGCCGAGGTGCGGTACGCCGCCCACGCCCTGGACGACGAGCGCTTCGTCTTCGACCTGCGGCGCACCTACGGCATCTCGCTCCCGGTCATCCCGATGTACGACTTCGACACCGACCAGCTGCGGGACGCCTACGCCCGTACCAAGCTCGTGATCGGCATGCGCGGGCACGCCGGCATGATCCCCTTCGGCTGCGGCACACCGATCATCAGCCTGATCTCGCACCCCAAGATGGCCTACTTCCTGTCGGACATCGAGCGCCCCGAGTGGGGTGTCTCGGTCCACGACCTGAACCTGGGGTCGGTGCTCACCGAGCGCGCGCTGGGGCTGCTGGACAACCACGCGGCTTCCGTCGCCGATGTGTACGGCCGCCAGGAAGCGCTCTGGGATGTCACCCAGGCGAACGCTGCTCAGCTGAAGAAGATCTTCGGCGAGCCGCTTTAG
- a CDS encoding HNH endonuclease family protein, with protein sequence MRISLRSRVIALATAALSAGAFLLTSGAAPASAALPTPVSVATAKTYLASLTVATEDRTGYDRDLFPTWITISGTCNTRETVIKRDGTSVVVNSACTATSGSWYSQYDGVTSTDASTFDIDHVVPLAEAWDSGASEWTTAQRQAFANDVTRPQLIAVSASSNRSKGDDDPAEWLPTRTAYQCTYVRAFVQVKYYYDLSVDSAEKAAISSVLSGC encoded by the coding sequence ATGCGCATATCCCTGCGTTCTCGCGTGATCGCCCTCGCCACGGCCGCCCTGTCGGCCGGGGCCTTCCTTCTCACCTCGGGTGCGGCGCCGGCGTCGGCCGCGCTGCCGACCCCGGTGTCGGTGGCGACGGCCAAGACGTACCTCGCGTCGCTGACCGTGGCGACGGAGGACCGTACCGGGTACGACCGGGACCTGTTCCCGACCTGGATCACGATCTCGGGGACGTGCAACACCCGGGAGACGGTGATCAAGCGCGACGGCACCAGCGTGGTCGTCAACTCCGCGTGCACCGCGACCAGCGGCTCCTGGTACTCGCAGTACGACGGAGTCACCAGCACCGACGCCAGCACCTTCGACATCGACCACGTCGTCCCGCTCGCCGAGGCCTGGGACTCGGGGGCGTCCGAATGGACCACGGCGCAGCGCCAGGCGTTCGCCAATGACGTGACCCGGCCGCAGCTGATCGCGGTGTCGGCCAGCTCCAACCGCTCGAAGGGCGATGACGACCCGGCCGAGTGGCTGCCCACCCGCACCGCGTACCAGTGCACGTATGTCCGGGCCTTCGTGCAGGTGAAGTACTACTACGACCTGTCGGTCGACTCGGCGGAGAAGGCGGCGATCAGCAGCGTCCTCAGCGGCTGCTGA